A DNA window from Phragmites australis chromosome 11, lpPhrAust1.1, whole genome shotgun sequence contains the following coding sequences:
- the LOC133885378 gene encoding uncharacterized protein LOC133885378 codes for MSGFAGQRSRPWVEMAGAATPSEPAVAGNAAAASSMNGAGALGTAASTSASAISFGFAATAVLVSMFLLMAIFEHLIKPGLASSPSPGSRDDDGAGSGHGLPPVRRQPHDASPDKPSHSPEVEPVVAAADLTVLMPGQRYPTFLAQPAPLLPCHREGVHWPPHAHRHSFVPP; via the exons ATGAGCGGCTTCGCGGGTCAGAGGTCCAGGCCGTGGGTGGAGATGGCGGGCGCCGCCACCCCGTCGGAGCCTGCCGTCGCCGGCAACGCAGCGGCAGCGTCATCCATGAATGGCGCTGGCGCCCTCGGCACTGCTGCCTCGACGAGCGCCAGTGCCATCTCCTTCGGCTTCGCGGCGACGGCCGTCCTCGTGTCCATGTTCCTCCTCATGGCCATCTTCGAGCACCTCATCAAGCCCGGCCtggcctcctctccctccccggGCTCccgcgacgacgacggcgccgGCAGCGGCCACGGCCTCCCCCCCGTCCGCCGGCAACCGCACGACGCGTCGCCGGACAAGCCCAGTCACTCGCCCGAG GTGGAGCCCGTGGTGGCTGCGGCGGACCTGACGGTGCTGATGCCGGGGCAGCGGTATCCGACGTTCCTCGCGCAGCCAGCGCCTCTTCTACCTTGCCACAGGGAAGGGGTGCATTGGCCTCCCCATGCGCATCGCCATTCTTTTGTGCCCCCGTGA